gtgtggcccaaaaacaaacaaacaaaaaaacaaacaaaaaagaaaaagaaaaaaattaaaactatgctGGATCGATGCCCGCATTctccaccaaaaaacaaaacaaaaactctatgCTGGGAGAGTTAATTTTTATTCAAGGGCGACAGATGCTATTAGGGGTTAAGTTAGAGAAAAGGGATCATTACTTAGCCTTGACATGCAGTGTTCCTTTAGTAAGAGTAGTCTGTGGAATGTTGAGCACAAAAACATGATTTTGAAGAGAATGACTTTAGAGAACTCATTCAAGAAATTTGGCTATGCAGCATATGTGACAAGAAGCAGGGGCTGAGTGATGGTGCAAgccataaagcatctgccttgcgcacactagcctaggaaggaccgcggttcaatcctctgctggcctatatggtctcccaagccaggagcgatctctgagctcagagccaggagtaacccctaaatgtcactgggtgtggctgaaaaacaaaaacaaaaaaacaaaaaaggcagtaTTAGAAGTGGGGCTGTGAAATAAGCAAGAGTGGCTTCTATTTTGGGAGGGTTTTGGgtccacgttcagaaatcactcattggcaggctagagggaccatatggcatatgggatgccaggattcgaaccaccgtccctctgcatgcaaggcaaatgtcctacctccatgctgtctctctggccctggcttcTGTTCTTTGAGCACAGtcaagaataagttctgagcacaactTAGGTGAGAGGCACCACAACGGAAATAAgtaagcagtagggcgtttgccttagatgccgaaggatggtggtttgaatcccggcatcccataagttcccccgagcctgccaggagtgatttctgagcgtaaagctggaggtaacccctgagcgctgccaggtgtgacccaaaaactgaaaaccaaaaaaaaaaaaaaaaaaaagaaaaacactattaTTTATTCCAAAGCCCCTGGTGGGTTTGGATTTCTTTCCATTTCAGTGACTGCTCATATTACTTTCTTCATTACTGGCATTACTAATCtgtttattataatttatcaggactttttctccttttttagacACTGATCTTTTCCTAGTACAATTCCTTCAGTTCTTTGAAGTTGCATTTGTCTCATTCAGTAATTCCTAACTCTGAGCACTTTTTTCCACACACTAATTTAGCAGCTGTTTGTATTCAAAATCATAAAATAGGCACTAATTATTTTGCAAACTCAGAACCTTAGTTCAGAGGTTAAGGAGTAACCTTAACCtagtagccagagagatagttcaaggggctaaggcactttttttttttttttgttttgggtcacacccggtggtgctcaggggttactcctggctgtctgctcagaaatagctcctggcaggcatgggggaccatatgggacaccggaattcgaaccaaccacctttggtcctggatcggctgcttgcaaggcaaacgcagctgtgctatctctccgggcccggggctAAGGCACTTTTATTGCATGTGGTGGACTCTGGTTTGAGTCAGCATATAGTCCTCAGTGCTcctctaggagtaagccttgggcacTGCTATAACTGCTCCCTCCCCACACTGCATTTGTTAAATGTCCGCGTGGGGTAAAATAGGATAAACTAAAAGATATCACCTTAGAAGCGCTACCTTGGACACGTTTTGTCCTTCCcattttttggggaggaggggaacctttggtgctcaggggtaatttctggcaGTCCTcagtggaccatttgggatgctggggattgaaaccgggTCTGCATTGTGCTAGACAAAAGccctatctgctttactatcGTTGCTCTAGTCCCTCACATAGTTTTATTTGTGGCATGTTAAAGAATTTGGTAATGTTTGCCCATCTACCTTTATTAGAATTTAAGCCAAGTTCAAGAACTTTATCATTATGGCTACTACTCTGTACCACCTGCCTCGCACATTGTCTGGCAACCATCAAAAGGGATTTCATCTTTTGAAGGAATGCACTGTTTCAGAGAGTAGCTCTTCTTAGATAGGATGAAGTTAAGAGATGAGTTTACCAATGTCGATTGATCCCATCTTTGCTTTTCAGTCCCCCTCACCTCAGAGACTTCTGGAGCACCTCCCACGGGGCCTCCACCTCTTTCAAGTAAAACTTCCAAGCTTCCACCTGTGGGTGGCTGTCCTGCCTCCAGTGTGGAATCTATAAATTCCCCAGTCATTGAGCATGAGACTGTGCTGGAAGATGTACTGAGACCTTTGGAACAGGCATTGGAAGCTTGTCGCGGTCAGACAAAGGTAAGCCCAGAGAAAGGTAAGCCCTGGAACAACagtagatagcatggaggtagggtgtttgccttgcatgcatgcaggcAGATCTCCTGTCCCAAGAGATGAAGGTATTGCTCCCAGATGCTCCCAAGAGCCTACTCTTGGTTTCTCTGAGTTCTATCCTTTAGCTGTTTTGCATAGATTCCTTCAGAATCTCCTACGGACTGTTTAGAAAATGAACACAGAATTTCAAGGGGCTCATAGGACTTGACAACAGTGGTCACTGCAAAAACACTGTAGAAAAAAAGTTGAAATGCACTCTTTAGTGAGGAGGACCTTTGCCCATTACCTCTGTTCCTTCTAAGGCCCCAGTCCCCCCAACTTGGTTCTCTTCAGATTTGTTTAAGATCCCTGGAGACAAGGAAACTGAGGAatcccaaaaaaaagtaaaattcttcAAGTAATTTTCACCTCTTATCTGTAAAGTAGCACAAGAGAATGAGTTTCTGAAGGTTTGAGAAACaacattatgtattttttttttttttttgggtcacacctggcagtgctcaggggtgactcctggctctacgctcagaaatcgctcctggcaggctcggggaaccatatggaatgccgggattcgaaccatagaccttctgcatgcaaggcaaatgcctttacctccatgctctctctggtcctttattttattttatttttatctttcttaaaagacctagattgggggtgggggtgagagagcacagtggtagggtgtttgccttgcatgcagccaaatcagatgaatggtggcttgaatcctggcatcctatatggtcccgtgcctgccaggagcaatttctgagtgcagaatcaggagtaacccctgagcactgcccagtttgactccaaaaaaaaaaaaaaaaagacctagatTGGCtccagagtacttgccttgcatgcagcctgcctgggttcagtccttggtatctcagatagtcccccaaacctgccagtagtaactatcctgagcactgcctggtatgtgCCTGCTACCCTCAAAAGATCTATAGATGCATGTGTCTCCCCCATCCCCcattccaagtggtgctcagggaaaccatatatggctgtgtgcaaagcaattgccttaacttctgtatctctttttttttttgatttttgggccacacccggcggtgctcaggggttactcctggctgcctgctcagaaatagctcctgccaggcacaggggaccatctgggacaccgggattcgaaccaaccacctttggtcctggatcggctgcttgcaaggcaaacgcagctgtgctatctctccgggcccaacttctgTATCTCTTAGCTCTAGGCCtccaatatatagatatatttgggggggtgtcacacctgatgTTGCTTAGGGTTTATCCTTGGCTTTacacttaagaatcacttctagtggtgggcttggggaaccatatgtgtacTGGATATCAGTATTGGGTACTGCACATCAGTCAAGTGCCCTAATCACTATACGTataactgctctggccccgatcCTTTTTTATAGATTTCCAAGTGGTTCCTCAGAACTCTTAAGGTTAATTGTGAGGTTTCTGGGTCATAGAATACAGGTTTTACCAACTGATGGAGTCGGGTTTTCCTATCTCAGAAGCAGGTATGTGATGACATCAGCCGACGCCTGACTCTGCTGCAGGAACAGTGGGTTGCAGGGAAACTCTCAGCACCTGTGAAGAAGAGGATGTCCCTGCTGGTGCAAGGTGTGGCTTGGTCCTTTTTTGCAGCTCATAGCCTTGTTCTGTGATTGGCACAGTTGGGACAGGTGTTGGATATCGTAggtagagagggaaggaagggcacttgcttctTCCTCTGGGCTGCAAGCTCACATCCTTTTTTTCCTCAGAGCTTTCGAGTCATCGATGGGATGCTGCAGATGACATCCACCGCTCACTTATGGTGGATCATGTGACTGAGGTCAGTCAGTGGATGGTAGGAGTTAAAAGATTAATTGCAGAAAAGAAGAGTCTGTCTTCAGAGGAGACCAATGAAGAGAAACCTACTGCCATAGCTGAAGAAAACGAGACCATACCAGGTGTCCAGCAGGCTTTGTAAACTTGGAAGTTCACCATATTCACAACACACCATCTTCTTTGCCTTGGCATAGGAGCCTTCTTTCACTTGACGCTCATATTAAACCTGCCAGGGCTCTTACTCATCTTTGGGGAaagaggccacacctggccatagGGAGGTCTCATTCCCAAAACAcacatttcaataaaattaatgacAGGCCCTGGCTTAAGAGAGATGTAACCCTTCCTGTGCCATACTGGTTTCTTCTGCTCTACATATACCTTATAAACCTGTTCTTCCACTTGTCTTAAAGGCATGACCAGATTACAGTTTGTTACTTTCCCATAAATTAGTCTTCAAAAGCATATCTCTCGCTGGGCTGAGTAGTCTGAACTTGGGTTTCAATTCAGCATGTAAACTGAGGCTCCAGTTATCCTGGGATGATTTTGCACTCAAGACAATTCCCTTATTTGTATGTGTCACTTTGGAATTCTGCCAGCAGTACAGAGATTAGAGCCAAACTGTAAAAACAGCGAAAAAAGACCCAGATTCCTGATATGACATTATTACTCTTATTTTCTGAGTGAAGGGTGGGTAGGTTCATGATTCCGACATACCAACAAGCTGCTCCCTAACTTTCCTTCTAACCCTCTAAAAACAATCAGGTGGAAGGGGCCAGGGAAGTTTGTATAATGCTGAGAGGGCACAGGTTTTCCGTAATGAATGAAGGGTTGATACTTATaggcagaaaatagaaaatgcaaaGACAGAGTGGAGAAGTTTGAAGATTGGGCAGTGCcactttttttcctgttttggaaATAGGGAGGGACTGCTGGTTTCATTCTAGGAATGTCACTTTCTGGAAAGGCTGGAGTATTCCTTACAGGAGTCAGACTATTGTTGCTTATAGTTTGTAGTTCTGGTAGCCTGCCACAACAATCTGTTGTGAGCTCTAATTAATGCTGGAAATATGCTCCAGGGAAGCGGAAAGTAAACCAGAGGCCTCTAAATTCAAGGAGGGCTTCAGCTGTGTGGCTATTATAAAGATTAGCATTGAAAAAAACACAAGCCAGTGCGTTTCTTTTAAAGTTTACTAAGCAGTCAGAAGGTGACATATTCTGTCCCAGTTCCAGTCCCAGCTTTAGTCCATGAGCACGGAGGGCTGTGGATCAGGAGTGCCTACAGGTCAGAGATAGTTGAGTGAAGGGCATGGCACATTGCCCACTCTTATCTCTGGCCAAGCTGCCTCAGAAGGGAGGCTCAGAACCAACAAGTCACTCCCAGATAAGATGAGGCCAGGAGGCCTTTGGATACCTCAGAAGAGGTGGTGGCAGCAACTGCAGGAGGGATCCCTATTTCACTCCCACATAGGGTCAATCTGCACCGGGTTAGATGTCCATTTCAAACTGTGCGTCATctgaaaagaaaaggcaagaaaacTTGTTGCATGTTGCAGGCTTAGCATCATTGTGCAAACCTGTCTTGACACTGAACCTACAACTCAATGGGCATTTGATTTTAGGTTCCGTTGTCTTTCCTTACCGGGTAtctcttcctctgtctccttCTGCTCCTTCAGTTCCTCTAGCTTGGAGGGTGGAACTGTTGGAGTTGTGACTCCTGGAATCTGAGGGAGACAGCAAGGGGGTGTCCGGGCAATGGGTGAGTTCTTGCACTCTAGCAGGAACTTTCGGTCGTAGATGATCCTGGTGCCTGTTAAAGGGTAAGGGGACTCGGTAAGAAGCAGGCTGGTCCTGACCCAGAAATCATGTTTCCTTATTCAAGGTTTGCTGGAGGGGAGATACTCTGATGATGATGGTTGTAGCTTAACACTGTATACCTGAAACATTtctattaatagtattgtaaatcagtgcctaaattaaaaaaaaaaaaaggtgatgctATGTAGCAGAGGTGGGATAAAATTTTTGGGTCTTTTGGagtagagtgatttttttttttttttgatttttgggccacacccgtttgacgctcaggggttactcctggctatgcgctcagaaatcgctcctggcttggggggaccatatgggacaccgggggatcgaaccgcggtccgtcctacgctagcgcttgcaaggcagacaccttaactctagcgccaccttcccggcccctggagtAGAGTGATTTTTAATTGGTTATTGTAACTTATCTTTGTTTAGTTTCTATagggcagtgctcaaagcttactcttagcttggtgctcagggataatttctggtgggcttggaaatCAACACGGGGAGTCAAGGGTGGAACCAGGGtcaaacatgtgcaaggcaagtgccttacctgttatactatcttcctggccccagttactgtcattttatttttatggttttgggacctcacccggtgacactcagaaatcgctcctggcttggggggaccatatgggacaccagggatcgaactgaggtctgtcctgggtcagcggtaAACAAGAcacaagacaaaggccctactgctgcgctattgctcaggcccctgtcaTTTTAAAATGGAAGTGGTGCACACTAGTTTGGTGCAGGCTACGCTTGCGGTTTAGAGTTGCTTCACAGGCTGCCTCTTTGACCGCCAAGCTTGCAGCTCTGGCTTAACTTAAGGCTGCTTCCTAAAAAGACTGTTGATTTGGAAATCTCCTTTGGCTAACAGGTAGTAGGCCCTCGCCCTTCAGCCAGGAACCAAATAGCTAGCAAGGCGTTTCCACCTAAATTCCCTTAGCCTTCAGGAAGGAGCTGTGTTCCGTGAAACACAGGAACATAATGTTCTTAGTCCTGACCCCTCCTAAATGCTATCAGGCTCAGTCCAGCCTACAAGAACTTTGTCTTCAGTGCCTAGCCCAGTTCTGGCCCCTCCCCATCGCCTCCACGTGGCAGGAACCCCATGTTCTGGGAGCCATGAAACCATGACTACGGGCAGTATGCCTAAACAAACAGTAAGCCCAGTTACCCTGCCCAACTATTGACCAACTAACTACACTCCAGCCTCTAAAGCTAAGGAAAAAACATTCAGAACCCAGACCAAAGAGGGATTTCAGTCTACAGTTACCCCGAAAACGAAGCTTGAGGCTATCTTGCATCACCTTGAACATCAGGGACCTGGGCCTTAGCACCAAACAGCCCCCTCCCTCCCCCGCTCCCCAGCCAATGCTACGCTACAACCTGCAGAGGAGCTTTGATAAGCTTAAGGCTGCAGGCACACAGAAGCCACGCAGCAACTTGCAGACCCCAAACACGCCCCGGCCCCCTGACCTCCCGGGGTCGTCGCATAAAGCGTGCCCCCTGGCGTGGTGCTGTAGCAGTCGGGCAGCCGGTCCCTGCCCCCGGGAATCGGGCAGCTCGTAGACGTGGACATAGCGAAGGCGACGACCAAGAAGACCAGCGGCTGGTGCTGAATGCGCCGAGCAGAGCGCGCGGAGTCTAAGGCGGACTCAGTCGACCACGTGTGGCCACAGCACCACCACCAGGAAGACGTCACGCCCGGGGCGGGCCCCTGTCATTCACCCGATGATCCCGCCCCACGCGCAAGGGAGCAAGTCCGGGCTAGCAGAAAGCTGGAAGGAGTCCAATGTCCTGCACAGTTCCTCCCGACTCAACTGCCAGCCTGGCAGCGCTGCGATCCTTGGGCCAGTAGCTACCTACAATTTACAGCTGGGTGCTGGGGGAGGTGAGGCACAGTGACGCTACTGACACACACTCCCCAATTCCTTGGCAGGGGGGACAGTAAAGGCTAGAGTGGTTAAGTCGCTAGTCAAAAATCCTGCATCTTTTGGGAGGGGAAGCTGAAATTCAAATTCTGTTACTGAGACCTTTCAATTACAGGAAAGACAAGGTGTAAAGTGCCTCGATGGGGCAGGGCTAAATCAGGGAGGGAGATGGGCttcttttggaccacaactgggagtgatcaggggttactcctggggggTTTAAAAATCCTACTATGGAGTGAGCATGTATGCTCAACATGGTAGTAGTGCATGAAGCTTCGGCTCCTGAAGTTGGGCCTTCTGGAATAAGGAATAGTTGGGACTCATGAAAGGGTAAGTAAAGGTGGTGGACTGAAGCTTACTCTGACCTCTGGCATGACTCACCTCAAAACTAAGGAAGAGCTGGGAGGCTGGTGAGAgagcctgcctttttttttttttttttttttttttaaagcaagtagGAAAAGGGCTTAGAATCTGTCCTGGAATTTTGATATAGGCAGTGATATGAAAGGAGGCAGGAGAGGCGGTGATGGAGTATACTAAATCTAAATGCATTTGACTTCTGGTTTCTTCAATTATGTTTTCCCCCACCTTCCTAAATTAAGTTATTGAATCCCTGAATTCATCTATCTGTCATTATCATTTCAGCTCTTGGCTTCGCTTATTTTTTCCTTAACTTTTATTCTGGTTTTTGTGCCACCCCTGgcgagctcaggggttactcctggtaggcttggggttcATATGGATGCCGAATATCAAAGCCtggtttgcaaagcaaacgccctatctgctgtgctattgctccaatcccataatttttctttaacttatgaaaaataagttttaaattcgAGGTCTGTAATTAAAAGCCAGACAATACAATATATCAAAGGACAAAATTTCCTGATGCTCAAAATATAGTcaaaggactagagtgatagcagtagggtatttgcctggcacaaagccaacctgggttctatccccagcatcccatatggttcttcaaaccttccaggagcaatttctgagagcagagccagagcaccactgggtgtggcctaaccgaGCCCAAAACAAACGACCCACTTTGATTACTAGTTTCCTATACAGTCCCCAGGaatctactaggagtgattcctgagtgcagaccatgAGTAAAGCCCTGGGCACAGCAGGGGGGTGGATGGGgacaccccccccaaaccaaacaaaaaatggttGGCAATATTTTCCAAATCAGATCTTGAAGTCCAGGCTTCTTCCCTTTATTTGAGGTTAAATTTTAATTGATGGTTTGATGCTTTGGGTACTTATAACTACCTATTCCTTTTTATCTAAGAGAGTAAAGGAGAAGGAACCTGCTTATTCACAAATTGCAAAAACCTGAGATGACTAGGAAGTGGTGTCCGCTTAGAATCCCTCATCAAAGGCCAGGGTCCATTGGGAAGATGTCACAACCTGTCATATTTCTTGGTAAAAGAGATCTAGGGTTAGTTAGGGAACAAGATGTTTTTCACATACTATTTTCCTACAGGCTTGTTTGACAGTTCTTGGTTTTACAATGTGGTCCAAAGGTCTTAATAGTGGGGCAGAAAAA
This window of the Suncus etruscus isolate mSunEtr1 chromosome 14, mSunEtr1.pri.cur, whole genome shotgun sequence genome carries:
- the SRA1 gene encoding steroid receptor RNA activator 1, coding for MAELYVRPGNKDRGWNDPPQFSYGLQTQAGGPKRTPLTKRVAAPQDGSPRVPLTSETSGAPPTGPPPLSSKTSKLPPVGGCPASSVESINSPVIEHETVLEDVLRPLEQALEACRGQTKKQVCDDISRRLTLLQEQWVAGKLSAPVKKRMSLLVQELSSHRWDAADDIHRSLMVDHVTEVSQWMVGVKRLIAEKKSLSSEETNEEKPTAIAEENETIPGVQQAL
- the EIF4EBP3 gene encoding eukaryotic translation initiation factor 4E-binding protein 3: MSTSTSCPIPGGRDRLPDCYSTTPGGTLYATTPGGTRIIYDRKFLLECKNSPIARTPPCCLPQIPGVTTPTVPPSKLEELKEQKETEEEIPDDAQFEMDI